Proteins found in one Streptococcus criceti HS-6 genomic segment:
- the ftsL gene encoding cell division protein FtsL: MAHNKQEERAVRAAFQKRFRKFSRLELAFYGSIIITAVLMAVGIIYLQSRNLQVKQDITEINSQISDAETDLNNAKQEVNELTRSDRIAEIAKKAGLNIDNSNLGNVGSNK, translated from the coding sequence ATGGCTCATAATAAACAGGAAGAAAGAGCGGTTCGAGCAGCTTTTCAGAAGCGGTTCCGAAAGTTTTCCAGACTTGAGCTGGCTTTTTACGGTTCTATTATTATTACTGCTGTTTTGATGGCTGTGGGAATTATTTATTTGCAGAGCCGAAACTTACAAGTCAAGCAGGATATTACAGAGATTAACAGTCAGATTTCGGATGCTGAAACAGATCTGAATAATGCTAAGCAGGAGGTCAATGAGCTGACTCGCTCTGATCGTATTGCCGAGATAGCTAAAAAAGCTGGACTTAACATTGATAACTCTAATCTTGGAAATGTTGGGAGTAACAAGTAA
- a CDS encoding glutamate-5-semialdehyde dehydrogenase, whose translation MTVIEDLGKRAKQASRDLLSLSTAEKNQVLGASAQALLQAGETILAENAKDLALAQEHGISAVMEDRLRLTAERIEAMAEGLRQVADLQDPIGQVVQGFTNRDGLKIVQKRVPMGVIGMIFESRPNVSVDAFSLAFKTNNAIILRGGRDAIHSNKVLVGVLRQALREAGVNPDAVQLVEDPSHAVAEELMQAADYLDLLIPRGGARLIQTVKDKAKVPVIETGVGNVHIYVDQTADLDMATKIVINAKTQRPSVCNAAESLVVHQAVAGEFLPQLAQAIKDVHPVEFRADDRALALLPEAVPAQAEDFATEFLDYILSVKVVDNLEEAIEWVNTYTTHHSESIITQDIAAADGFQEQVDAAAVYVNASTRFTDGFVFGLGAEIGISTQKVHARGPMGLEALTSTKFYINGQGQIRE comes from the coding sequence ATGACAGTCATTGAAGATTTAGGAAAGAGGGCCAAGCAGGCCAGTCGGGACTTGCTGTCCTTGAGTACTGCTGAAAAAAATCAAGTCCTTGGGGCCTCAGCTCAAGCCTTGCTGCAAGCAGGAGAAACTATTTTAGCTGAGAATGCTAAAGATTTGGCCTTAGCCCAGGAACATGGCATCAGTGCGGTTATGGAGGATCGCCTGCGCTTAACGGCTGAACGTATTGAGGCAATGGCAGAGGGACTGCGTCAGGTAGCTGATTTGCAGGACCCTATCGGTCAGGTTGTTCAAGGTTTTACCAATAGAGATGGTTTAAAAATCGTTCAGAAGCGGGTGCCTATGGGTGTGATCGGGATGATTTTTGAAAGTCGTCCCAATGTTTCTGTAGATGCGTTTAGCCTAGCTTTTAAAACGAATAATGCCATCATCTTGCGAGGCGGCCGCGATGCTATCCATTCTAATAAAGTCTTAGTTGGTGTGCTTCGCCAGGCCTTGAGAGAAGCGGGAGTTAACCCTGATGCCGTTCAACTTGTTGAAGACCCCAGTCATGCTGTAGCTGAGGAACTGATGCAGGCGGCTGATTATTTGGACTTGCTGATTCCTCGTGGTGGTGCTCGTTTGATTCAGACGGTTAAAGATAAGGCCAAAGTGCCTGTGATTGAGACTGGCGTCGGTAATGTCCATATCTATGTCGATCAGACAGCTGACCTCGATATGGCGACTAAGATCGTTATCAATGCTAAGACCCAGCGTCCCAGTGTCTGTAATGCTGCAGAAAGTCTAGTTGTTCATCAAGCTGTAGCAGGTGAATTTCTCCCTCAGTTAGCTCAGGCCATTAAGGATGTCCATCCGGTTGAATTTCGGGCAGATGATAGAGCTCTTGCTCTGCTGCCGGAGGCAGTTCCTGCTCAAGCTGAAGATTTTGCGACGGAGTTTTTGGACTATATTCTATCGGTCAAGGTTGTTGATAACTTGGAGGAAGCTATTGAGTGGGTCAATACCTACACTACCCATCATTCAGAAAGTATTATTACTCAGGACATCGCAGCTGCCGACGGTTTTCAGGAACAGGTTGATGCAGCAGCAGTCTATGTCAATGCTTCAACCCGCTTCACCGATGGTTTTGTCTTTGGGCTGGGAGCTGAGATTGGCATTTCTACCCAGAAGGTGCATGCGCGTGGTCCTATGGGCCTTGAAGCTTTGACCTCGACTAAGTTCTACATCAATGGTCAAGGCCAAATCAGGGAATAA
- the proB gene encoding glutamate 5-kinase yields MKRNFTGVKRLVIKVGTSSLVLPNGKINLNKIDQLAFVISDLMNQGKEVILVSSGAMGFGLNVLGRDKRPAEIAQQQAVSSVGQVAMMGLYSQVFSHYQTTVSQLLITRDVIVYPESLENFTNAFESLIKMGIVPIVNENDAVSIEEMDHQTKFGDNDRLSAIVANITHADLLVMLSDIDGLFNKNPNIYEDAVLRDRVTEITDDILASAGGAGSKFGTGGMLSKVQSAQMVFENKGQMVLMNGENPRDILRLLAGEKLGTWFKQEY; encoded by the coding sequence ATGAAACGTAATTTTACAGGCGTAAAGCGACTGGTCATCAAGGTAGGAACCAGCTCGCTTGTTTTGCCTAATGGAAAAATTAATCTCAATAAAATTGACCAGTTGGCTTTTGTCATTTCTGACTTGATGAATCAAGGCAAGGAAGTTATTTTAGTGTCTTCGGGAGCGATGGGTTTTGGACTCAATGTTTTGGGCAGGGATAAAAGACCAGCGGAAATCGCTCAGCAACAGGCAGTTTCAAGTGTCGGTCAGGTGGCCATGATGGGCCTTTACTCTCAGGTCTTTTCTCACTACCAAACCACGGTTAGTCAGCTCTTGATAACGCGAGATGTGATAGTCTATCCGGAGAGTCTGGAAAACTTTACCAATGCTTTTGAGTCTTTAATTAAGATGGGCATTGTTCCAATTGTCAATGAAAATGATGCTGTCAGTATTGAAGAGATGGACCACCAGACCAAGTTTGGCGATAATGATCGACTCTCTGCTATCGTTGCCAACATCACCCATGCTGATTTATTAGTCATGCTTTCGGATATTGACGGTCTTTTCAATAAGAATCCTAACATTTATGAAGATGCGGTCTTGCGAGACCGAGTGACGGAAATTACTGATGACATCCTTGCTTCTGCTGGCGGAGCTGGTAGTAAATTTGGTACGGGGGGCATGCTCAGTAAGGTGCAGTCGGCCCAGATGGTTTTTGAAAATAAGGGTCAGATGGTTCTGATGAATGGTGAGAATCCTCGGGATATCTTACGGCTTTTGGCTGGCGAGAAGTTAGGTACTTGGTTTAAGCAGGAGTATTGA
- a CDS encoding helix-turn-helix domain-containing protein, translating into MTTVKFDDFLAEQLKDEKFQKKYLQEKKRMDNAVALMLAREAQGYSQRELAELAHVPQSTIARIERGANTSIDTLSKIALALGKELTINYS; encoded by the coding sequence ATGACAACCGTGAAATTTGATGATTTTTTAGCAGAACAACTCAAAGACGAAAAGTTCCAAAAAAAATATTTACAAGAAAAAAAGAGGATGGATAACGCCGTAGCTCTTATGCTTGCAAGGGAAGCACAAGGATATAGCCAGCGAGAACTGGCAGAACTGGCCCATGTGCCACAATCAACAATAGCACGGATAGAACGCGGAGCAAACACCAGCATTGATACATTATCAAAAATTGCATTAGCATTAGGAAAAGAATTAACTATCAATTACTCATAG
- a CDS encoding type II toxin-antitoxin system RelE/ParE family toxin: MYVRPNGRNEFLDFLEGLPQKDKNKLLTIIDQIQSYGLLISQKMEWVKRLDSEIFEIRSKVSSNIQRALYFHVVDDRYIITHGFTKKTQKTPKSEIQHAKQLKIEFEEREKKKNDNREI, from the coding sequence TTGTACGTTAGGCCTAATGGAAGAAACGAATTTCTAGATTTTTTAGAAGGATTGCCGCAAAAAGATAAGAATAAGTTACTAACGATTATTGATCAAATTCAATCTTATGGTTTACTTATCTCTCAAAAAATGGAGTGGGTCAAACGATTAGATAGTGAAATTTTTGAAATACGCTCAAAAGTTTCTAGTAATATTCAACGCGCCTTATACTTTCACGTCGTAGACGACCGTTATATAATTACACATGGTTTCACTAAGAAAACTCAAAAAACTCCAAAAAGTGAGATCCAACATGCTAAGCAACTCAAAATAGAATTTGAAGAAAGGGAGAAAAAGAAAAATGACAACCGTGAAATTTGA
- the rsmH gene encoding 16S rRNA (cytosine(1402)-N(4))-methyltransferase RsmH has product MTNDFHHVTVLLHETVDMLDLKPDGIYVDATLGGAGHSTYLLSKLGSEGHLYCFDQDQTAIDHAQTKLKDYVDQGMVTFIRDNFRNLKERLAECGVTEIDGILYDLGVSSPQLDQRERGFSYKQDAPLDMRMNQAADLSAYDVVNTYSYQDLVRIFFKYGEDKFSKQIARKIEQVREVKPIETTTQLTDIIKSAKPAKELKKKGHPAKQIFQAIRIEVNDELGAADESIQQALELLALDGRISVITFHSLEDRLTKQLFKEASTVDVPKGLPFIPEEMQPKFALVNRKPILPSSEELAVNNRAHSARLRVAKKIRK; this is encoded by the coding sequence ATGACAAATGACTTTCACCATGTAACCGTGCTCTTACATGAGACAGTGGATATGCTGGACCTAAAGCCCGATGGTATCTATGTTGATGCCACACTTGGCGGGGCTGGGCACAGTACTTATTTACTGTCGAAATTGGGCTCAGAAGGCCATCTTTACTGTTTTGATCAGGATCAGACTGCTATTGATCATGCCCAGACTAAGCTCAAGGACTATGTCGATCAGGGGATGGTGACTTTCATCAGGGATAATTTTCGCAATCTCAAGGAACGCCTTGCTGAGTGTGGTGTAACTGAAATTGATGGTATCCTTTACGATCTTGGGGTTTCCAGTCCCCAGCTGGATCAGCGAGAGCGGGGCTTTTCCTATAAGCAGGATGCCCCTCTTGATATGCGAATGAATCAGGCTGCTGATCTGTCGGCTTATGATGTTGTCAATACTTACAGCTATCAGGATTTGGTAAGAATCTTCTTTAAATATGGAGAAGATAAGTTTTCCAAACAGATTGCTAGAAAAATCGAGCAGGTTAGGGAAGTCAAACCGATTGAAACAACGACTCAGCTGACTGACATCATCAAGTCGGCCAAGCCAGCCAAGGAATTGAAGAAGAAAGGCCATCCGGCTAAGCAGATTTTTCAGGCTATTCGGATTGAGGTCAATGATGAATTAGGGGCGGCAGATGAATCCATCCAGCAGGCTCTGGAGCTCTTGGCTTTGGATGGTCGAATCTCGGTCATTACTTTTCATTCCTTAGAAGACCGCTTGACCAAGCAGCTTTTTAAAGAAGCTTCGACGGTGGATGTGCCCAAGGGACTCCCTTTTATTCCAGAGGAAATGCAGCCTAAGTTCGCTTTGGTCAACCGTAAACCTATTTTACCCTCTTCTGAGGAGCTGGCAGTCAATAATCGGGCTCACTCGGCTAGACTGAGAGTTGCTAAAAAAATTCGAAAGTAG
- the tkt gene encoding transketolase has translation MSFDNIDQLAVNTVRSLSIEAIQAANSGHPGLPMGAAPMAYVLWNRVMNVNPKTSRSWSNRDRFVLSAGHGSALLYSLLHLSGYAVSMDDLKNFRQWGSKTPGHPEVGHTDGVEATTGPLGQGIANAVGMAMAEAHLAAKFNKPDFDIVDHYTYALNGDGCLMEGVSQEAASLAGHLKLGKLILLYDSNDISLDGPTSMAFTEDIRGKFEAYGWQHILVKDGNDLEAIEAAIEAAKAEKDKPSIIEVKTVIGFGAEKQGTSAVHGAPLGQEGVDYAKKAWGYDYPAFTVPDEVKRRFEIGIQFRGEAAENAWATKFSEYEKAYPELAAEYKAAFAGQPESVELEAHELGTAVASRVSSQSAIKQISAQLPNFWGGSADLSASNNTMVKAETDFQADNYAGRNIWFGVREFAMAAAMNGIALHGGTRVYGGTFFVFSNYLLPAVRMAALQNLPTVYVMTHDSVAVGEDGPTHEPIEQLASVRSMPNLNVIRPADGNETNAAWQRALAETDRPTMLVLTRQGLPVLEGTKEKAADGINKGAYVLSEAKGDLDGIIIATGSEVKLALDTQAALEAQGTYVRVVSMPAQNIFDEQEATYKESVLPAAVTKRLAIEAGSSFGWGKYVGLAGKALTIDTWGASAPGGKIFEEYGFTVDNAIALYNSL, from the coding sequence ATGTCGTTTGATAATATTGATCAATTGGCGGTCAATACCGTCCGTTCACTGTCGATTGAAGCTATCCAAGCTGCTAATTCAGGTCACCCTGGTCTGCCAATGGGTGCTGCACCAATGGCTTATGTTTTGTGGAATCGCGTGATGAATGTTAATCCAAAGACCAGCCGTTCATGGAGCAATCGCGACCGTTTTGTTCTATCAGCTGGTCATGGTAGTGCTCTTCTTTATAGTCTACTTCACTTGTCTGGCTATGCTGTCAGCATGGATGATCTGAAAAATTTCCGACAATGGGGTTCTAAGACGCCAGGCCATCCAGAAGTGGGACATACCGATGGTGTTGAAGCAACAACTGGTCCTCTGGGGCAAGGGATTGCCAATGCTGTTGGTATGGCTATGGCAGAAGCCCATCTAGCTGCTAAATTTAATAAGCCTGATTTTGATATTGTTGATCATTACACCTATGCTCTTAATGGTGATGGCTGCCTGATGGAAGGGGTTAGCCAAGAAGCTGCAAGTTTGGCTGGTCACCTCAAGTTAGGCAAGCTGATTTTGCTCTATGATTCCAATGATATTTCCTTGGATGGCCCAACTTCAATGGCCTTTACCGAAGACATTAGAGGCAAATTTGAAGCTTACGGCTGGCAGCATATTTTAGTTAAAGATGGCAATGATTTGGAAGCTATTGAGGCAGCCATCGAGGCGGCTAAGGCTGAAAAAGATAAACCATCGATTATTGAAGTTAAGACTGTCATCGGTTTCGGGGCGGAAAAGCAAGGAACGTCTGCTGTCCATGGTGCTCCATTGGGTCAAGAAGGCGTTGACTATGCCAAGAAGGCTTGGGGATATGATTATCCAGCCTTTACAGTACCGGACGAAGTTAAACGGCGTTTTGAAATTGGTATTCAATTCCGCGGTGAAGCGGCTGAAAATGCTTGGGCTACCAAGTTCAGTGAATATGAAAAAGCTTACCCTGAACTGGCAGCTGAGTATAAGGCAGCTTTTGCCGGTCAGCCAGAGTCCGTTGAGCTGGAAGCTCATGAGCTTGGTACAGCAGTGGCTAGCCGGGTTTCTAGTCAGTCTGCAATTAAGCAAATCTCAGCGCAGCTTCCTAATTTCTGGGGTGGTTCGGCTGATTTATCGGCTTCTAACAATACCATGGTTAAGGCTGAAACTGATTTTCAGGCAGATAACTATGCTGGTCGGAACATCTGGTTTGGTGTACGGGAATTTGCCATGGCGGCAGCTATGAATGGGATTGCTCTGCATGGCGGTACGCGTGTTTATGGCGGCACTTTCTTTGTCTTCTCAAACTATCTCCTGCCTGCTGTTCGGATGGCGGCCCTACAAAACCTGCCGACTGTCTATGTGATGACGCATGATTCAGTTGCCGTTGGTGAAGATGGCCCAACTCATGAACCAATTGAGCAATTGGCTAGTGTCCGCTCCATGCCTAATCTTAATGTTATTCGTCCGGCTGATGGTAACGAAACCAATGCGGCTTGGCAGAGAGCGTTGGCTGAAACTGACCGCCCAACCATGTTGGTTCTGACCCGTCAAGGCTTGCCTGTTTTAGAGGGTACCAAAGAAAAGGCAGCAGATGGTATCAACAAGGGGGCTTATGTTCTGTCAGAAGCCAAGGGTGATTTGGATGGTATCATTATTGCGACTGGTTCTGAAGTGAAGTTGGCTTTGGATACACAGGCTGCTCTGGAAGCTCAGGGTACCTATGTTCGGGTTGTTTCTATGCCAGCTCAAAATATTTTTGATGAGCAAGAGGCCACCTACAAAGAAAGTGTTCTCCCAGCGGCTGTAACCAAACGTCTGGCGATTGAAGCTGGTTCTAGCTTCGGCTGGGGCAAATATGTCGGCCTAGCAGGTAAGGCCTTGACCATTGATACTTGGGGAGCTTCGGCACCGGGTGGCAAGATCTTTGAAGAGTATGGCTTTACCGTTGATAATGCGATTGCTCTCTACAACTCTCTTTAA
- the pbp2X gene encoding penicillin-binding protein PBP2X, with translation MKKLINRFLSYVTKDRRGPQANRERVGQNLMITTVVIFFIFIINFAVIIGTDSKFGVKLSPKARNVYQTTVTKAAKRGTIYDRNGNVIAENSTTYTVYAIIDKKYVSAKGEKLYVQNKDFDKLTDILNQQLGMEKDYIRKQLNQPKLTQVYFGSKGTNLSYSTMQAIADAAKDAGIKGVDFDSSASRLYPNGTFASEFIGIAQSKNGKKGDSTLVGATGLEASMNGILSGTDGKVTYEKDQNGNIQFGTGKNVKKTIDGRDVYTTLDATLQTYLETQMDTFMGKVGNATDASATLVNAQTGEILATTQRPTYNADTLQGMSKDEGYNWLNMLYGTNYEPGSTMKVMLLASALNEGAFNANQTYYNGDGIKIADTTINDWAVNQGTSSGQTMTLAQGFAYSSNVGMTILEQQMGDSTWGSYLSKFRFGLPTRFGMDDEASGSVSLDNKVTAAMSAFGQGVSVTETQMLRAFSAIANNGIMLEPRFISQIYDSDNNTSRVGSTEVVGNPVSADAASQTRDYMVNVGTDPTYGTLYSASAGAPIIQVGNYPVAVKSGTAQYASDDGGYEQGEHSYIYSVVAMVPSDDPKFIMYVTLKKPENFSGTFWADVVNPVLEQAMLMQDELSSTSVSSQASSETSYRMPNFNGKSAGDAAVTLRQNLVHVVSLGNGSKVKKTSVKAGSDVKSGGQVLILTDKLQELPDMYGWTKANVKTFADWMGIKVTFKGSGTVTKQNIDSGSKLKNVKKLTITLGD, from the coding sequence ATGAAAAAATTGATTAATCGCTTTTTGTCTTATGTGACAAAAGACCGGCGAGGACCTCAGGCTAACCGGGAACGGGTTGGCCAAAATTTGATGATTACTACGGTTGTCATCTTTTTTATCTTTATCATTAATTTTGCGGTTATTATCGGCACGGATTCTAAGTTTGGTGTTAAACTGTCTCCCAAGGCGAGGAATGTCTATCAGACAACAGTGACTAAGGCTGCTAAGCGGGGAACCATTTATGACCGTAATGGTAATGTGATTGCTGAAAATTCAACTACTTATACCGTTTATGCCATTATTGATAAAAAGTATGTCTCAGCTAAAGGTGAAAAACTTTATGTCCAAAATAAAGACTTTGATAAGTTGACCGATATCCTCAATCAACAGCTTGGTATGGAAAAAGATTATATTAGAAAGCAATTGAATCAGCCAAAGCTGACTCAGGTCTATTTTGGATCCAAGGGAACTAATTTATCTTATTCGACCATGCAGGCTATTGCTGATGCGGCCAAGGATGCCGGCATTAAGGGTGTTGACTTTGATTCCAGTGCTAGTCGGCTCTATCCTAATGGAACGTTTGCCTCAGAATTCATTGGTATTGCCCAAAGTAAAAATGGCAAGAAGGGGGATTCTACCCTAGTCGGAGCGACTGGTTTGGAGGCTTCCATGAATGGCATTCTATCGGGAACAGATGGTAAGGTCACCTATGAAAAGGACCAAAATGGCAATATTCAATTCGGAACAGGAAAAAATGTCAAGAAAACCATAGATGGTCGGGATGTTTACACGACTTTGGATGCCACTCTGCAGACCTATCTGGAAACTCAGATGGATACTTTTATGGGAAAGGTCGGCAATGCCACAGATGCCAGTGCTACCTTGGTCAATGCTCAGACAGGTGAAATTCTGGCGACGACCCAGCGGCCAACCTATAATGCTGATACCTTACAAGGGATGAGCAAGGATGAAGGTTACAATTGGCTCAACATGCTCTATGGCACTAACTATGAGCCAGGTTCAACTATGAAGGTTATGCTTCTGGCTTCGGCTCTGAATGAAGGAGCCTTCAATGCCAACCAGACCTACTACAATGGTGATGGGATCAAGATTGCGGATACGACAATCAATGACTGGGCAGTCAATCAGGGAACATCGTCTGGTCAGACTATGACTCTGGCGCAAGGCTTTGCTTATTCGTCCAATGTGGGAATGACCATTTTGGAGCAACAAATGGGAGATTCTACATGGGGAAGCTATCTCTCCAAGTTCCGTTTTGGCTTGCCAACCCGCTTTGGAATGGATGATGAGGCTTCCGGCTCAGTTTCCTTGGACAATAAGGTTACTGCGGCCATGTCTGCCTTCGGGCAAGGGGTGTCTGTCACAGAAACGCAAATGCTGCGTGCCTTTAGTGCTATTGCTAATAATGGTATTATGCTGGAGCCTCGGTTTATCAGTCAGATCTATGATTCAGATAATAATACCAGCCGAGTTGGTTCGACTGAAGTCGTTGGTAATCCGGTGTCAGCAGATGCGGCTAGCCAGACTCGCGACTACATGGTTAATGTCGGAACGGACCCTACTTATGGAACGCTTTATTCCGCTTCAGCGGGTGCTCCAATCATTCAAGTTGGCAACTATCCTGTGGCCGTTAAATCTGGGACAGCTCAGTATGCCTCCGATGACGGAGGTTACGAGCAGGGGGAGCACAGTTATATCTACTCTGTTGTCGCCATGGTTCCTTCTGATGATCCTAAATTTATCATGTATGTAACCCTGAAAAAGCCTGAAAACTTTAGCGGAACATTTTGGGCTGATGTTGTCAATCCAGTACTGGAACAGGCCATGCTGATGCAGGATGAATTGTCATCAACCTCAGTCAGCTCGCAAGCTTCTTCAGAAACCAGTTATCGGATGCCGAACTTTAATGGAAAGAGTGCCGGCGATGCAGCTGTTACCCTGCGGCAAAATCTAGTTCATGTGGTATCCTTGGGAAATGGAAGTAAGGTCAAAAAAACTTCAGTCAAGGCCGGCAGTGATGTGAAATCGGGCGGTCAGGTCTTGATTTTGACGGATAAGCTTCAAGAACTGCCTGATATGTACGGTTGGACCAAGGCTAATGTCAAAACATTTGCTGACTGGATGGGAATCAAGGTGACATTCAAGGGTTCGGGAACCGTTACTAA
- a CDS encoding ABC transporter ATP-binding protein, protein MIEFQHVSKLYGDKEALSDLNLTINNGEIFGLIGHNGAGKTTTISILTSIIEATYGDVVVDGQVLSANRDAIKKKIGYVPDSPDIFLNLSASEYWHFLGKIYGVADSQVDQRIADLTKVFDLTQQQNDIIDSFSHGMRQKVIVIGALVVNPDIWILDEPLTGLDPQASYDLKEMMKQHAQAGNTVLFSTHVLQVAEQLCNRIGILKQGKLIFVGTLEELKANHPEKDLETIYLEMAGRNAEEADSSLDNEEASL, encoded by the coding sequence ATGATTGAATTTCAGCATGTTTCGAAACTCTATGGTGATAAAGAGGCTCTCAGTGATCTCAATTTGACCATCAATAACGGTGAAATCTTTGGCCTAATTGGTCATAATGGAGCTGGGAAAACGACGACGATTTCCATCTTGACATCGATTATCGAAGCCACTTATGGAGATGTGGTGGTCGATGGTCAGGTCTTATCCGCTAATCGGGATGCCATTAAGAAGAAAATTGGCTATGTTCCCGATTCTCCTGATATTTTCCTCAATCTATCAGCTAGTGAATATTGGCATTTCCTAGGGAAAATCTATGGTGTGGCAGACAGTCAAGTTGACCAGCGGATCGCGGATTTGACTAAAGTCTTTGACCTGACTCAGCAGCAAAATGATATTATTGACAGCTTTTCCCACGGGATGCGACAAAAGGTCATCGTTATCGGAGCTCTAGTGGTCAATCCAGATATTTGGATTTTGGATGAACCTCTGACCGGACTTGATCCTCAAGCTTCTTATGATCTCAAGGAAATGATGAAGCAGCATGCTCAGGCTGGCAATACAGTTCTTTTTTCTACCCATGTCCTGCAAGTGGCAGAGCAGCTCTGTAACCGCATTGGTATTCTTAAACAAGGGAAATTGATTTTTGTTGGTACACTTGAAGAACTTAAGGCTAATCATCCTGAAAAAGATTTGGAAACCATCTATCTGGAGATGGCCGGTCGGAATGCTGAAGAAGCAGATTCTTCTCTTGATAATGAGGAGGCAAGCCTATGA